The Antennarius striatus isolate MH-2024 chromosome 11, ASM4005453v1, whole genome shotgun sequence genome window below encodes:
- the zgc:110045 gene encoding poly(rC)-binding protein 3 isoform X1, whose product MLRKHTMSDREEMASDGSINITLTLRLLMHGKEVGSIIGKKGETVKKMREESGARINISEGSSPERIVTITGPTEGIFRAFSMIAQKFEEDISAAMTNSNVTCKPPVTLRLVFPGSQCGSLIGKGGSKIKEIRETTGAQVQVAGDMLPDSTERAVTISGTPQAITQCVRHICSVMLESPPKGATIPYRPKAIPAGAHAVLASPHSAQAFAIPGQYTFSHPDLTKLHQLAMQHIPLPSLGQSNPTFPGLDASPPTSSQELALPNDFIGCIIGRQGSKINEIRQVSGAHIKIASAIEGSAMRQVTITGSPASISVAQYLINASLEMAKFTMQAASSATPVDLNMGFSQSTPTASTAATSMAVLAATTPAPNTINVHSSSTLPTIQNPHYAIPVSSLLGMKSLPVLAVHPAAASSLAQGLSPYAAKMPTTGVKKSERQKFAPY is encoded by the exons aTGCTAAGGAAACACACGATGTCCGACAGAGAAGAAATGGCTTCAGACGGGAGTATAAATATTACGCTGACGTTGAGGCTCCTCATGCACGGAAAG GAAGTCGGCAGTATAATTGGAAAg AAAGGGGAAACAGTAAAGAAAATGAGGGAGGAG AGTGGTGCTCGTATCAACATATCAGAAGGCTCCTCTCCAGAGAGGATAGTCACCATCACAGGACCCACAGAGGGCATCTTCAGAGCTTTCTCCATGATCGCACAGAAGTTTGAAGAG GACATCAGCGCAGCAATGACAAACAGTAATGTGACGTGCAAGCCACCTGTGACGCTTCGCCTGGTTTTCCCAGGGAGCCAGTGTGGCTCGCTGATCGGAAAAGGAGGTTCAAAAATCAAGGAGATCAGAGAG ACCACAGGCGCTCAAGTTCAGGTGGCAGGAGACATGCTGCCAGACTCCACAGAGAGGGCTGTCACCATCTCAGGCACTCCACAGGCCATCACGCAGTGTGTCAGGCACATTTGCTCTGTTATGCTGGAG TCTCCACCAAAAGGGGCAACTATTCCGTACCGCCCCAAGGCCATACCAGCTGGGGCCCATGCAGTGTTAGCATCACCACACTCTGCACAA GCTTTTGCCATTCCAGGGCAGTATACATTTTCACATCCAGAT TTGACCAAGCTTCACCAGTTGGCTATGCAGCATatccccctcccttcccttgGGCAGAGCAACCCTACCTTCCCTG GATTGGATGCATCTCCCCCCACAAGTTCACAAGAGCTGGCATTACCTAATGAT tTTATCGGCTGCATAATTGGAAGACAAGGCAGCAAGATCAATGAAATTCGCCAGGTCTCAGGAGCACACATCAAGATTGCCAGCGCCATTGAAGGTTCGGCTATGCGCCAAGTGACAATAACAGGCTCGCCAGCCAGTATTAGCGTGGCTCAGTACCTCATCAATGCCAG CCTAGAGATGGCTAAATTCACCATGCAGGCCGCTTCCTCCGCGACCCCAGTTGACCTCAACATGGGCTTCTCTCAGTCCACTCCCACCGCCTCCACCGCTGCTACCTCTATGGCCGTCCTCGCGGCCACCACCCCAGCCCCCAACACCATTAACGTCCACTCTTCTTCCACCTTGCCAACCATCCAAAACCCACACTACGCCATCCCCGTTTCCAGTCTGCTCGGCATGAAAAGTCTCCCTGTCCTGGCTGTCCACCCGGCAGCGGCTAGCAGCCTAGCACAGGGTTTATCCCCTTACGCCGCAAAAATGCCAACGACCGGCGTCAAAAAATCAGAGCGGCAGAAGTTTGCTCCTTATTGA
- the zgc:110045 gene encoding poly(rC)-binding protein 3 isoform X3, which yields MLRKHTMSDREEMASDGSINITLTLRLLMHGKEVGSIIGKKGETVKKMREESGARINISEGSSPERIVTITGPTEGIFRAFSMIAQKFEEDISAAMTNSNVTCKPPVTLRLVFPGSQCGSLIGKGGSKIKEIRETTGAQVQVAGDMLPDSTERAVTISGTPQAITQCVRHICSVMLESPPKGATIPYRPKAIPAGAHAVLASPHSAQAFAIPGQYTFSHPDDWMHLPPQVHKSWHYLMILSAA from the exons aTGCTAAGGAAACACACGATGTCCGACAGAGAAGAAATGGCTTCAGACGGGAGTATAAATATTACGCTGACGTTGAGGCTCCTCATGCACGGAAAG GAAGTCGGCAGTATAATTGGAAAg AAAGGGGAAACAGTAAAGAAAATGAGGGAGGAG AGTGGTGCTCGTATCAACATATCAGAAGGCTCCTCTCCAGAGAGGATAGTCACCATCACAGGACCCACAGAGGGCATCTTCAGAGCTTTCTCCATGATCGCACAGAAGTTTGAAGAG GACATCAGCGCAGCAATGACAAACAGTAATGTGACGTGCAAGCCACCTGTGACGCTTCGCCTGGTTTTCCCAGGGAGCCAGTGTGGCTCGCTGATCGGAAAAGGAGGTTCAAAAATCAAGGAGATCAGAGAG ACCACAGGCGCTCAAGTTCAGGTGGCAGGAGACATGCTGCCAGACTCCACAGAGAGGGCTGTCACCATCTCAGGCACTCCACAGGCCATCACGCAGTGTGTCAGGCACATTTGCTCTGTTATGCTGGAG TCTCCACCAAAAGGGGCAACTATTCCGTACCGCCCCAAGGCCATACCAGCTGGGGCCCATGCAGTGTTAGCATCACCACACTCTGCACAA GCTTTTGCCATTCCAGGGCAGTATACATTTTCACATCCAGAT GATTGGATGCATCTCCCCCCACAAGTTCACAAGAGCTGGCATTACCTAATGAT tTTATCGGCTGCATAA
- the zgc:110045 gene encoding poly(rC)-binding protein 3 isoform X2 — protein sequence MIAQKFEEDISAAMTNSNVTCKPPVTLRLVFPGSQCGSLIGKGGSKIKEIRETTGAQVQVAGDMLPDSTERAVTISGTPQAITQCVRHICSVMLESPPKGATIPYRPKAIPAGAHAVLASPHSAQAFAIPGQYTFSHPDLTKLHQLAMQHIPLPSLGQSNPTFPGLDASPPTSSQELALPNDFIGCIIGRQGSKINEIRQVSGAHIKIASAIEGSAMRQVTITGSPASISVAQYLINASLEMAKFTMQAASSATPVDLNMGFSQSTPTASTAATSMAVLAATTPAPNTINVHSSSTLPTIQNPHYAIPVSSLLGMKSLPVLAVHPAAASSLAQGLSPYAAKMPTTGVKKSERQKFAPY from the exons ATGATCGCACAGAAGTTTGAAGAG GACATCAGCGCAGCAATGACAAACAGTAATGTGACGTGCAAGCCACCTGTGACGCTTCGCCTGGTTTTCCCAGGGAGCCAGTGTGGCTCGCTGATCGGAAAAGGAGGTTCAAAAATCAAGGAGATCAGAGAG ACCACAGGCGCTCAAGTTCAGGTGGCAGGAGACATGCTGCCAGACTCCACAGAGAGGGCTGTCACCATCTCAGGCACTCCACAGGCCATCACGCAGTGTGTCAGGCACATTTGCTCTGTTATGCTGGAG TCTCCACCAAAAGGGGCAACTATTCCGTACCGCCCCAAGGCCATACCAGCTGGGGCCCATGCAGTGTTAGCATCACCACACTCTGCACAA GCTTTTGCCATTCCAGGGCAGTATACATTTTCACATCCAGAT TTGACCAAGCTTCACCAGTTGGCTATGCAGCATatccccctcccttcccttgGGCAGAGCAACCCTACCTTCCCTG GATTGGATGCATCTCCCCCCACAAGTTCACAAGAGCTGGCATTACCTAATGAT tTTATCGGCTGCATAATTGGAAGACAAGGCAGCAAGATCAATGAAATTCGCCAGGTCTCAGGAGCACACATCAAGATTGCCAGCGCCATTGAAGGTTCGGCTATGCGCCAAGTGACAATAACAGGCTCGCCAGCCAGTATTAGCGTGGCTCAGTACCTCATCAATGCCAG CCTAGAGATGGCTAAATTCACCATGCAGGCCGCTTCCTCCGCGACCCCAGTTGACCTCAACATGGGCTTCTCTCAGTCCACTCCCACCGCCTCCACCGCTGCTACCTCTATGGCCGTCCTCGCGGCCACCACCCCAGCCCCCAACACCATTAACGTCCACTCTTCTTCCACCTTGCCAACCATCCAAAACCCACACTACGCCATCCCCGTTTCCAGTCTGCTCGGCATGAAAAGTCTCCCTGTCCTGGCTGTCCACCCGGCAGCGGCTAGCAGCCTAGCACAGGGTTTATCCCCTTACGCCGCAAAAATGCCAACGACCGGCGTCAAAAAATCAGAGCGGCAGAAGTTTGCTCCTTATTGA